TTAGAATATCAAAAAATCTAAAACAAAATTCCACGCATACATGTTCGCTAATGTGTGTGCGCGgcaaaaatatttgtgaaaaaatGTCTTTTCGTTTTGTCTCTTAAAAAAGAAAAAATTCAGTGCTTTTAAATAGCATTTTATGAAACACTTTTTTGtctttttgcacaagccataaaaAGTTATTTTTCCGTGAAAATTTATGCACACACATAAAACATGAAGACGTATCCATGCAACCTTTTTCAGATTTGTTTTCAGTATTTAGAAATGTATTTTTCAAAGTGGGTTTATATGTACAAGGGCTCATCGATGCACTTCCCGCTCCCTCCCATTCTACTTAGATGTACTGTGGTGGTGCTGCTGCTGTTGTGCTGTGCAAGGTCTACTTAGTTGCACTTCTCTTTTGTGATGTGCAAGTACTAATTTTGATTTGTTATGTCTAATTCGGTTTATGGCCTTCCAGGTCGGCTGCAACATCATCAGAACATCAAGGCATTATttttccttgttgctatgtagtaTAGGATTGCGTATTTAGACACTTAGTACATTGCATGTTGCTACATACCTAGGACATATAGATATGGCTCTATTTAACCTCCTAATAAATGGATTACCAATATATTCAGTTAAATGGCCGATTCACTGATTAATCCCTACTCAGCACCTGCTGTCCGATATGGTATCAGTTATCGATATCATGAACATTGATCAAAAGTCATGGGCCATGGGTTAATAAGTACTTTTTCCTATCTAGTATCAAAAGACATAAAACATCTAAAGAAATGGCGATTTTTCTTATGAAGAAGAGCCTACTATGTTCAATTTAGAgaagttagggcatctccaatgttgacCTGTAAATTCCCTCCCACATCTGTTCACGGACACGGGGGACCAGTccacggacacggatgcgggagccggccatccaatgTCCATATCGTGCTCCAATCGTACGCCTTCTCCGCCGCTTTAGACATAGCAGCGAACAGTGTGCGGGCACCCATGAGCTCCTCGCCCGTCGTCCGCGCTCAGACGAACTGTGGCGAAGAAGACTCCAAGAAGAGCAGCGGCGCCACATTTACGTCGACGATTTAAGGCACTTGCCCGGCGGCGGTTGCCGTGGCCTGCCTACCAAGCTGCTTGGCGGCGTAGTAGTACGGATCCTTGTAATGCTCCGGCGATGGAGGCATCTGGACGGCGGGCGTCACCATCGGGGCTCCGCATCCAGGGCCGCGACCTCCACCACGTCCACGACCAGCACGCCCACCACCATGGATGCCATCAGCACGCCCGCCGCCAGCCTTCTGCTTCTTGAGCTTCTCCTCCTTTGTGGCCTTCGCTTTGACGCGGCGATTTTGCCGCGTCGCCGAGTTGATCTTCCAGGCAAGGGTGATACTGGGATCCTcctgcacctccaccacctccatctCCAACAGGTCCTCATCTGGTTCCATGCGTCGGAGGCGGGAGCGAAGAAGGAAGTGGGGAAAAGGGCGGGAATTGCTTGGAGAGCGACGGGATGGAAGAAAAGAGTTGAGGATTTTGGCGCGGAAACAGTGTGGGTGTTACAAAAGTGTGGGCTCCGCCTTCCTTTTGGGTGGGCCATGGGTGTAAGAGACCGACGTGGTCGTGCCTGGACTCTTGCAAAGCCCCTCCAAGTTTGGTTTCGGTTTGTGAGAAAAATGTGGTCCGGATCACTCGGCGGACCGATACAGGCTTGCGTCGGATGGCTTCCGAGGTCCCGACCGCGCGGTCCGGACGTTTACAGGCGGTTTAAGGGTCGGACTTGGAGATGCCCATACTGCTAGTTCTCCCCCTCTCAACATTTTGAACCCCCAGCAGTAAGCAAAGGTCAAGGACAGCTCTTATGATCCTGAGAATTTCAGATGAGTATAGGTTTAGCTCCAAAGTTCATGATCATGAAGCAACCTATGGCTGCAAGTGATGAGCTGTTGGATCTATTGATTGATTATATTATTTTCTAACCCAGCTGTGTGTATAGCTCATCTCCAATGGCAGCAGCTAGTTAGGCCACTATGACTGTTTGTACTTTGTACTGGCTGAAACATAGCAATTAAGATAGCACGGCCCTGGTCCGATCTGAAGAGACTAGTCAGGCCCTGAAACTTCATCTAAAAAAAAGTCACtccctgaaaccaatggaccccggAGGAAAAATTGGTATGGCCAACCTTCTGGACCAACTGAACCTCTCATAGGCTGGTACCATCCATATCAGCATCAAATTGTTTTTCTTCTTGGCTCCTGGTTTGATATTAAGATAATTCTAGATCCATTTGAACATCTAGCCAGGAGCCCAGCCATTGCCTAACAAGCTGACTAGGAAATAGGAAGGAAAAGGATGCATCACATGGAGGTGACACCCCCCTTGAAATGAGAGAAATAACATCAAATTATATTTAAAAGACATACACGGGGACAGACGATCTAGGACACGGTAACAGATGGTACTGGTTATCTCACAGTTCATAGTATCACCGGGATCTCCACGCCATTTGTTTTGTCAGAAGCGTCAAATGAGCAATACAGTCCCGTGCAAGCTTGTTGTATCGTGTGCTTGgtcgttgctttataatataaagcgggaaAAAACTCTTTATCGTCAAATACAGTCCCGTGCTTTACGAGGTGCAGATGTGTGGTGTCATAAAAATCAATGTACTGACTTGATTTTTAATAAACACAGTCAGTATTGTGAATACCACATGTATTTTGCTTAATAACCTGACCAATCAAGCTAAACTAAAATTGCATTTTAGTGTCTGACTTTTACATATGTAATGTGGGAGGCAATGGCCGTGGTAAACTCGCTGATTAGATGGAACGGAATGATCACCCAACCAATTGAATGTGGGCATTTGTTCAAAAAATTAAAGTTATCTACTATAAgatgttataattttttttctaaatCAGATGTATGTATACATGttgtagtgtgtttgttcactcggTAGCTCTCCACTCCTAGAGCGCCAGATCAGCACCGAACAAGTCAGCTCCGCTCTTTCCACATCCAGGAGGGAGTGGCCCGCAGACTATTTTCCCGGAGTTGCCAAAGTGTCGCTCCGTGCGCTCCCGTATTTTGCGGAGCTGGTGAATTGCCGAACAGGCTCTTATAATGatagtgagggggggggggggtaccactCTTTGCTCACGCTTTCAATCGCAGCAGGGCGCGTGGTGGTGTGGAAGAGACGCAGTGCGTGGGCTTTGCACGCCTTGTTCTGCTCCTCCATCCGGAGCATGGAGCGGGTCTCGGCGAGCATCGGCACAGGTCAGAGGAGGGGGATCAAGGTCGCCGCTGCGCAAAATGGTCATCAAGACCGTCCATCAAAGCGTGCAGGAGAGAGCGATCGGCAACCACCTCCCCGAgctcgcggagctcgtcgccaatCCCCTTGATGCGCTAACAGAAGACGCCCACGGGGCGATCACCCTGCGTGATCTTGCGAAGCTCCGTGTTGAGAGCGGAGACCTGAGCATCACGGTTGTCCTGGAAAAGCCGGCGGAGCTCGGCCCAGATATCATGCGTGGAGGCGCCATCGGTGACCACAAGATTGAGGAGCTCGGTCGAGATGCGGGTGTACAACCACTGGATTATGGCGAGGTCGTCCTTGACCCAGCGGGGATCATGGGGGGAGGGTGGTGTGTCGCCATAGATGTGATGGAGGAAAGAGCAGCGACCAAGATGAATCTCAAATAGATGGCGCCAGTGGTAGTAATTGTGGCTGTTGAGATCAAGCGCGATGGGGATGAATGGGGTGATGTCGGTAATGGTGTCACTGAAGGAAAGAGAAGGTAGGACGAGGGTAGAAGAGGTTGGGCCACCGGAGATGGGGGCGGTAGCCATGGGAGGGTTGGTCCGCCGGTGAGAGGGGCAGTGGCAAGAGGAGAGATTTGGACGCCGGTCATGGGACGGTTTGGCGGACCTCTGGGAAGTAGAGGAGGAGGTGGTTGCCCGCCGGTGTTCGTCATGGCAAGGGAAGTGGGTTTGGATTGATGTctgactagcaagatgctcgtgcattgcacggaacatcaagatgcattttttttacaaaacacctgttgtgattgacccatgcaggagtaatcccatgtgtaaaaactaatgatatctcaagaattttatcggaaaactggtatctcgagaattttcatcgaaaaaatgaaagatgagagataaggtgaggaggagtggagcgtggtggtgactggtggtcggactgggcggaggcatggggatggacagtGCCGGCAGGCGGCagggccaccatgctagattgttccagagacttccttttttagttgctcagcaatgaggttgtgggagataaggatgaacggggcaaggccttgtctgtaaatgtggagagaggtgcgggtatcttttgtaaaattgtcatagtttgttttctatccgtcagatatagatcggacggtctatattacaagacgataggcacaccatcatcaccaactcggttttttataagagtagagataccaTGTAaaaccatagttttaaatagccggctataacGGGGCTATAGCCCTTTCAGCAGGTTGCTGCTAAATGATCTCATttacaaatagcccgctatagcctgcTATAGCTTCGCTATAACTGATTTGGAGGTCCGCCGCTATTTAAAACATTATTAAAACTGATGCAGTCTATTTCTCATTGGATTCAGAGAGGTACAAGGGGTACATATATCGGCCGTAGCCAGCCCCATACGTGGGGATCATGGTGATCGTGGGCAGGAGAGTGGGAAGCTCCTGAGCTGACCAAGTCTGTCGCCTAACAGATAGTACTACTACTGTATTTAGCAACAAAATTGCAATCACACCCCCAAAGCTTATATGAAGACGAGATGGTTTATCGTGAGATAAGAGTAGCTCTATACAAAATTGATCGATCGTAGCATGTTCTTCAGTAACGTATAATCAACATACTTGTCACTCGATTGCCTCTGTGCAGAGCTTCAGTGTGGGCAGAAAAGCTATGGCCTCGCCGTCAATGGCGAGTGTCTCTTCATCGTCCGTGAAGCACTTGGTGGCGAACTTGACGCTGCCAAACAGATATTACTATTAGTTTTCAGCAAGCACAAGGCTAGACAGAAGATACAGTCTAAGGGGTGCTAGGTAGAGTACATGTGCCTTGCGCCGGCGGCCTTGATTTGGAGCGCCTGCACCTGCGCGAccacctcgtcgccgacgtacacCGGCGCCGAGAACTTGAGGGACTGGCTCGCGTACACGGCCCCAGGCTGCACAAACGCGAAGAAGCACCGGTCAGATCAGGCGGGATCCCGTTGACCCGCCATGCCCACCTGCTGTTCGACGAAATGGcaaagaggaggagggagggagcgcACGAAGTGGGAGGCGATGAGGGCTGGGAAGAGGGAGGCGACGAGCATGCCGTGCACCACGCGGCCGCTCTGGAACCCGCCCGCCCCGCGGGCGAAGGCGTCGTCCAGGTGGACGGGGTTGCGGTCGCCGCTCACCCCCGCGTAGGCCGCCACGTCGTCCTCCGTGAACCGCCGCGGACGCGAGCGCAGCGCGTCGCCCGCCTTCAGCGCCGCTGCTGGGTCGGCggtggccgccgtcgccgccgtgcgGACGAGCAGAGGGGCCGCGCGGGCGAGGCGCATcccggcagcttccttcttctttccggagggtttttttcttccttcttctttccggaGGTGAAGGGCACGAGCTGCACAAACGGGCTTAGTAGTCCCTCCGCGAGAGTGCGTGCATCGCCGCCTGCTTATCGCGGCCCGGCCTACCCA
This DNA window, taken from Triticum aestivum cultivar Chinese Spring chromosome 1D, IWGSC CS RefSeq v2.1, whole genome shotgun sequence, encodes the following:
- the LOC123182693 gene encoding (R)-specific enoyl-CoA hydratase produces the protein MRLARAAPLLVRTAATAATADPAAALKAGDALRSRPRRFTEDDVAAYAGVSGDRNPVHLDDAFARGAGGFQSGRVVHGMLVASLFPALIASHFPGAVYASQSLKFSAPVYVGDEVVAQVQALQIKAAGARHIVKFATKCFTDDEETLAIDGEAIAFLPTLKLCTEAIE